GTGGGGAATTCCTGCCCCTTCCCCGGGAACACGAATCACGAACACGAATCACGAACACGACCTTTCCCCTTCCCGCTCACCCTTGATGGGTACCCCACCGCTTCCGCAATGTCGCTCGGAGGCAAGGGTGTTCTCCAAAAGTCAGGAAACTCCACAAAATTTTTTCTTGACAAGCGATATGAAACCCATGTATAGTGAGCCTCGAAACCTGTTATGACGTCATAATGTTAGTTCTTTTCCGGACACTCTGTCAAGTACCGACTCAGCCTCGGGTGGTTGAGTGCCCGGCTATTCTCCTTACGGTGCGGATGGATTGACGGGGGAACCTCAAGATCCGAACCAGCGACTGAAGGACCTGATCAGACCACGTGTTGCGAGGGGAACGGAATGAAATCCACGGTGATCAAGGCTGGAAGACTGATCGATGGAACCGGGAGACCACCCATCGAGAAATGCGCCGTCGTGGTTGAAGGCTCAAAGATAGCGGCCGTCGGCAAAGCCTCGGAGATCGTTTTGCCTGAAGGAGAGGGTGTCGACGTCATCGACGCGGTGGGGAAAACGCTGATGCCCGGCATGATTGACAGCCATGTGCACATCTATACAGATGGTGAGTCAAGGGAATTCTACTCTCTTCCCGTATCCAACAACCACCTAACCCTTGCACTGAGGTCGGTGCCACGGTTGAAACGTACCCTGGAGATGGGAATCACGACCCTCCGAGACGGCGGGTCAGGATGGGGCTGGCTGGAGGTGGCACTCCGTGACGCCATCAACCGAGGTGACATTGTCGGGCCCCGGTATTTCGCCACCGGATACCATCTCACGGTTACCGGGGGGCATGGTTACTTCCTGCCTCCATGGTTGGCCAATATTCCCGTGCATCCCGAACAGTCTACGATCCACTGCGACGGACCTGACCAGTGGAGAAGAGCTGCCCGGCTCAACATCTACAATGGAACGGACAATGTGAAGGTTGTGGCCAGCCGCGATATCATCAGTACAGGTATTGCAACGGCCCCGCAGGCCACTCGTGAGGAATTGAGGGCGGCCATCGAAGAGGCCCACAAGATGGGAAAAAGGGCGATCGCCCATGCCCAAGGGCGAGAGGCGATCATGAACGCCATCGAGGCGGGTGCGGATTCGATTGTCCACGGTTTCTTCATGGATGAAGAGTGTGCCGAGATGATGGTAAAGGAGAATGTGTATCTGGAATCGACCAACCTGTATGTGCGGATGATCGTGGATAAGGGGCCTGGAGATCTACCGGACTGGATGGTGCAGAAAGCGGTCGAATGCTGGGAAGACAAGAAGAAGAACTTCAGGAAGTTGATCGACATGGGTGTGAAGATCTCATTCGGGTCAGACGCAGGAGTCCCCTATATCCGGCAAGGTGACAATGCGGGTGAATTGGCCATGTTTGTGGAATTGGGGATGAAACCGATGGATGCGATCATTGCTGCAACCAAGACGGCGGCCGAAGCCGTCGGCGTCGGGGACGAGGTCGGCACCATAGAGGAAGGGAAGATAGCCGATATTATCCTCGTCGACGGAGACCCGGTGAAGGATATTCGCATTCTTCGTGAAGAGGAAAAGATCAAGATGGTCATGAAGGAGGGGCAGATAGTCGTGACACGATAAGATGAGTTCGAGGAGAGTCCGATTCTTGACCGGAAGGAGGTGGTGGGATTAGGAATAAAGAGGTCCAGAAGGGGAAAGTTAGAAAGGAGAGGTTTTGAAAGAGTTCTTTTTTCCTGGAAACTTTTGACAGAGGAGTCAATCGTGTCCGAAACAGGGCTAGGGGGTAAGAAATGAAAAAGACGAAACCTGCAGGACTCAAGACGGCGGTTGTGGTAGTAGTCAGCGTGATCATCATCGCGGTAGGGAGTTTAAGTCCCGCAATAAGCCAAGCAAAGGAGTTCAAACACGGAAAGACCGTATGGCTTTTGATGCCTTATACCGGTGAATTTTGGTGGAATATGCTCGTGACATTCCTAGGGGAGGCGGTAAAGGCCGACGGTTGGAACTTCAACTTTACCAGTGCCGAGGGATCAGACACAACCCAATTCGATCAAATAACCACCTACGCGCAACAGGCCGATATAATGTTCGTCGATCCGACGAGTATGACGGCCGTGAATGAGGCTATAAGGATAGCCGAACAGCAATACCACTGCCCTGTAGTTGTGTACAAAGACTACATAACCGGGGCGAGCCGTGTATGCGCGCAGTACAATGACCTGGCGGCTGCAGAAGCAATGGCTAAGGAAGCAGTCAAGTGGATACAGGAAAAATACGGCACAACAGAGGGCAAGACAGTGATCTCGCTTAATGGAGATCTGAGGCTGAGCGGCTGGAAATTGAGATGCGACGGGTTCAGGTGGATAAAGAAACACCATCCCGAAATCAATTTTGTCGAGATCGTGGGTGGGCTGACGCCTGAGGGATGGGCCGATGTTGCAGAGGCCTGCATTGCCGGGCCCGGATCGGATGTTGTTGCCCTGCTTGCGGGAAGCGACGGCCCCTACCTTCTGGGTGCCCTCGATGCATTGGAGAAATACGGCAAACTCTACTACGTGGGAGACCCAAACCATGTATACGTAGCGAGCATCGACGGAAAACCCTCGACGCTCACATGGCTCAGGCACGGGTATATTGATACGGTCTACTCACAGACCCCTGATTCGATAGCTGTTTCACTGTGGCAGATAGCGAAAGATTACATTGTGAAGGACGCGTCATACCAGTATCCACCGTACAAAATACCCGAAGTCCCGACGCCGCTCACGGTCAAACAACCCAAAGGCTGCTATTGGGGTGGCGAGGATCTGGTTATGACGGTGGAAAAAGTCCCCTATTCCAAAACCCCTATGGGGACGACGCCGTGCCCTCGAGTCGACAAGGACAACGTTAATACATGGGGATTGTGGGGAAACAGTATCGTCAAGTTGATCGGTGAAGACCTGAGTCCGGTCCCTACGTTTGCAGCCAAGGGAACAGAACCGGCATGGTCTGCAAGACTCTTGAGCGAATACAAGGCATGGCGTGAGAAGAAATAACCGGGACGCCGGGGACTCAGGCCTCGCAACCCGGTAGCGGACATTCTTAGGGGCATCGGTAACAACTACGGTGCAGTCCCGGAATCCGGGACGCTGGAATGAGGAAAGAGTCCAGGGTCCCGGATACACCTCCGGAGGATGACCGAGAAGTAAGCCCGGGGACGCTCAAAGTAGGCGGTGGCGGCGGTTTCCTGCTCGATTTCAGGGGGAAGATATTCCCGATGCTGCGGTGCGAGGGTTCATGCTCCAAGAGATAGGCCAAGAGGCTACGGCGGATAAACACCTGGGCTGTCGAGAAGAACGGGCGGCAAGAAGGGCTCCTTTGTTGTGGTGTTCTTGCTGTGGTCTTGGAGGCTTGAAATCAACCACAACAAGGGTGCCTTTTTCATTCAAGCTTGCCGACTGTCGATGACCGTGTTATGATTCGGGCCCCAGGTGGGTGGACATCAGGGTATCGCCCCCTGAATACGGCTTTAACAGGACAAGAATCGATCGAAGGTACCATCGAGAAGGCAACTGACTGTCATACCGCACATGGACAACTGTGCTAGGATTCGGGGAAAACTCAACAGTGACTCCTGGAACTGATACCATTAGGCGAGATGGGATCGTGAATGC
The sequence above is a segment of the Deltaproteobacteria bacterium genome. Coding sequences within it:
- a CDS encoding amidohydrolase family protein, which gives rise to MKSTVIKAGRLIDGTGRPPIEKCAVVVEGSKIAAVGKASEIVLPEGEGVDVIDAVGKTLMPGMIDSHVHIYTDGESREFYSLPVSNNHLTLALRSVPRLKRTLEMGITTLRDGGSGWGWLEVALRDAINRGDIVGPRYFATGYHLTVTGGHGYFLPPWLANIPVHPEQSTIHCDGPDQWRRAARLNIYNGTDNVKVVASRDIISTGIATAPQATREELRAAIEEAHKMGKRAIAHAQGREAIMNAIEAGADSIVHGFFMDEECAEMMVKENVYLESTNLYVRMIVDKGPGDLPDWMVQKAVECWEDKKKNFRKLIDMGVKISFGSDAGVPYIRQGDNAGELAMFVELGMKPMDAIIAATKTAAEAVGVGDEVGTIEEGKIADIILVDGDPVKDIRILREEEKIKMVMKEGQIVVTR
- a CDS encoding sugar ABC transporter substrate-binding protein codes for the protein MKKTKPAGLKTAVVVVVSVIIIAVGSLSPAISQAKEFKHGKTVWLLMPYTGEFWWNMLVTFLGEAVKADGWNFNFTSAEGSDTTQFDQITTYAQQADIMFVDPTSMTAVNEAIRIAEQQYHCPVVVYKDYITGASRVCAQYNDLAAAEAMAKEAVKWIQEKYGTTEGKTVISLNGDLRLSGWKLRCDGFRWIKKHHPEINFVEIVGGLTPEGWADVAEACIAGPGSDVVALLAGSDGPYLLGALDALEKYGKLYYVGDPNHVYVASIDGKPSTLTWLRHGYIDTVYSQTPDSIAVSLWQIAKDYIVKDASYQYPPYKIPEVPTPLTVKQPKGCYWGGEDLVMTVEKVPYSKTPMGTTPCPRVDKDNVNTWGLWGNSIVKLIGEDLSPVPTFAAKGTEPAWSARLLSEYKAWREKK